The Megalobrama amblycephala isolate DHTTF-2021 linkage group LG20, ASM1881202v1, whole genome shotgun sequence genome includes a window with the following:
- the prdm9 gene encoding histone-lysine N-methyltransferase PRDM9 codes for MSDSPDLPPSDEHTLEIQGSVTNCSGVMMEEQQDSMFNDQHFYCEMCHQHFIDQCEVHGPPLFTCDSPAAMGIPQRALLTLPQGLVIGRSSISNAGLGVFNQGQTVPLGMHFGPFDGEVTCEEKALDSAYSWVIYRGNNQYSYIDAERDTHSNWMKFVVCSRSETEQNLVAFQQNGRILFRCCRPISPGQEFRVWYAEEYAQGLGTIWDKIWNKKCISLGTTEEQATQDCPCPHCHYSFPTIFYLRVHVKRSHPDQYVHFMQTQPLESEDHSTVIDVDQCLLDSDAAPPTHTQPMTESCQGQISTLNGQPMNHSKKSDCTDLSETCSNGLSDQANCATEISDEINKCGECGRNFLRSCHLKRHQRTIHSKEKPYCCSHCRKCFSQATGLKRHQQTHQGEEKKEKDADRPSDIYPCTKCSFSFVAKFNLYQHLKRHHHGEYLRLVESGSLTAGTEGDTEINSDKHDPTYEPPTRLRRSPKNPLRGRSCPKKVPVGRSRGRPPKNKQAAEVEVQKSLPICTECEQSFSDLETLKTHQCAGQDHNKMEEPQEAPASQHVCGECLRAFSNFDLLKAHECIQQGDGSYCCSHCNLYFNRMCNLRRHERTIHSKEKPYCCTVCLKSFTQSSGLKRHQQSHSRRKTHRQSSALVNANIFPCTYCPFSFTDERYLYKHIRRHHPEMSVKYLSFQEGGVLSVEKPHSCSQCCKSFSTIKGFKNHSCFKQGEKVYLCTDCGKAFSWFNSLKQHQRIHTGEKPYTCQQCGKSFVHSGQLNVHLRTHTGEKPFLCSQCGESFRQSGDLRRHEQKHSGVRPCQCPDCGKSFSRPQSLKAHQQLHNGTKLFPCTQCGKSFTRRYHLTRHHQKMHS; via the exons ATGTCGGACAGTCCGG ATTTGCCACCAAGCGATGAGCATACTTTAGAGATACAAGGCTCTGTTACTAATTGTTCTGGTGTGATGATGGAGGAACAGCAGGATAGCATGTTTAATGACCAACATTTCT ACTGTGAGATGTGTCACCAGCACTTCATAGACCAATGTGAGGTTCATGGTCCACCATTATTTACATGTGACTCACCAGCAGCTATGGGCATTCCTCAGAGAGCTCTGCTAACACTGCCACAAGGCTTGGTTATAGGTCGGTCAAGCATCTCTAATGCAGGACTTGGGGTTTTCAACCAAGGCCAGACTGTGCCATTGGGGATGCATTTTGGACCTTTTGATGGAGAGGTAACCTGTGAGGAGAAGGCATTGGATAGTGCCTACTCTTGGGTA ATTTACAGAGGCAATAATCAATATAGTTACATAGATGCAGAGAGGGACACTCACTCTAACTGGATGAA GTTTGTGGTGTGTTCAAGGAGTGAGACGGAACAGAATCTTGTTGCATTCCAGCAAAATGGACGTATTCTGTTCCGTTGTTGTCGCCCTATTAGCCCTGGGCAGGAATTTAGAGTTTGGTATGCTGAGGAATATGCTCAAGGACTTGGGACCATCTGGGATAAAATCTGGAATAAGAAATGCATTTCTCTAG GTACAACTGAAGAACAGGCAACTCAGGACTGCCCATGTCCTCATTGCCATTACTCCTTCCCAACTATTTTTTATCTGCGTGTTCATGTGAAGCGCTCACATCCCGATCAGTATGTGCACTTCATGCAGACACAGCCGCTTGAGTCTGAAGACCACTCAACAGTTATAGACGTAGACCAGTGCCTTCTGGACTCTGATGCAGCTCCTCCAACCCATACACAGCCAATGACGGAAAGCTGTCAGGGTCAAATTTCAACCCTAAATGGACAACCCATGAATCACTCAAAAAAGTCAGACTGCACTGATTTGTCCGAAACATGCAGTAATGGATTGAGTGACCAGGCAAACTGTGCTACTGAGATCTcagatgaaataaataaatgtggtgAGTGTGGCCGGAACTTTTTGAGATCTTGTCATCTGAAGAGACATCAACGCACTATTCACTCTAAAGAGAAACCTTATTGCTGCAGCCATTGTAGGAAGTGTTTTAGTCAAGCAACAGGTCTGAAAAGACACCAACAAACCCACCAGggagaagaaaagaaagaaaaagatgcAGACAGACCTTCTGACATATATCCTTGCACTAAGTGCTCCTTCTCTTTTGTGGCCAAATTCAATTTATATCAACATCTCAAACGCCATCACCATGGAGAGTACCTCAGATTAGTTGAGAGCGGCTCGCTCACAGCAGGAACTGAGGGTGATACAGAGATAAATTCTGACAAGCATGACCCAACCTATGAACCTCCCACTCGATTGAGGAGGTCTCCAAAGAACCCTCTGAGAGGCAGGAGTTGCCCTAAAAAAGTGCCTGTTGGCCGATCACGGGGCCGACCACCTAAAAATAAGCAAGCAGCTGAGGTTGAAGTGCAGAAGAGTTTACCTATCTGCACTGAGTGTGAGCAAAGTTTCTCTGATTTGGAGACATTGAAAACTCACCAATGTGCAGGACAAGATCATAATAAGATGGAGGAACCACAGGAAGCACCAGCTTCCCAGCATGTCTGCGGTGAATGCCTGAGAGCTTTCAGTAATTTTGATCTTCTCAAAGCCCATGAGTGCATTCAACAGGGAGATGGATCTTACTGTTGCTCCCACTGCAACCTTTACTTCAACCGTATGTGTAACCTTCGTCGCCATGAGCGCACTATCCACTCCAAGGAGAAGCCCTACTGTTGCACAGTGTGCCTCAAGTCCTTCACCCAGTCTTCTGGCTTGAAGCGCCACCAGCAGAGTCATTCACGCCGCAAAACCCACCGCCAGAGCTCGGCCCTGGTTAATGCCAACATCTTTCCCTGCACATACTGCCCCTTCTCCTTCACTGATGAGCGATATCTTTACAAACACATCCGCCGTCACCACCCAGAAATGAGTGTAAAATATCTGAGTTTCCAAGAAGGGGGTGTTTTGTCTGTTGAAAAGCCTCACAGCTGCAGCCAGTGCTGCAAGAGCTTTAGCACAATCAAGGGCTTCAAGAATCACAGCTGCTTCAAGCAGGGAGAGAAGGTGTATCTGTGCACAGATTGCGGTAAGGCCTTCAGCTGGTTTAATAGCCTCAAGCAACATCAGCGCATCCACACAGGAGAAAAACCCTACACGTGTCAGCAGTGCGGAAAGAGTTTTGTCCACTCTGGGCAACTGAATGTTCACCtccgcacacacacaggtgaaaAACCTTTCTTGTGTTCACAGTGCGGCGAAAGCTTCAGGCAGTCGGGAGATTTGAGGAGGCATGAACAGAAGCACTCAGGCGTTCGACCATGCCAGTGCCCTGATTGTGGAAAAAGCTTTAGTCGGCCACAAAGTCTCAAAGCTCACCAACAGCTTCATAATGGCACCAAACTTTTCCCCTGCACTCAATGTGGAAAAAGCTTTACTCGTAGATACCATCTCACCCGGCATCATCAAAAAATGCACTCCTGA